One genomic segment of Belonocnema kinseyi isolate 2016_QV_RU_SX_M_011 chromosome 2, B_treatae_v1, whole genome shotgun sequence includes these proteins:
- the LOC117182637 gene encoding uncharacterized protein LOC117182637: MVPKLFDALLGSDVYGSLFLDGVRKGPREVPVARRTVVGWVVIGLVGFSSTADDSGHSKAVMTLTVYQKDNLVNILRGFWEQEEVMNPPLISLEYLEYEQALTDEHRRENTGRYIVRLPLRPFSVFQRVDKDILLNEEYTRFMSDYKRLGHMRLIPPTEACNSSRPSY; this comes from the coding sequence ATGGTCCCCAAACTCTTCGACGCACTTTTAGGCTCTGATGTTTACGGCTCACTCTTCCTAGATGGAGTTCGCAAGGGACCACGAGAAGTTCCCGTCGCCCGACGAACCGTTGTAGGATGGGTTGTGATCGGTCTGGTCGGATTCTCATCAACTGCAGACGATTCGGGCCACTCGAAAGCCGTGATGACCTTAACTGTTTACCAAAAGGACAACCTCGTTAACATTCTAAGGGGATTCTGGGAACAAGAGGAAGTAATGAATCCCCCGTTGATTTCTCTCGAGTATCTAGAATATGAGCAAGCTTTAACAGACGAACATCGACGCGAAAACACCGGCAGATACATCGTTCGTCTTCCCCTTCGACCATTCTCCGTATTTCAACGAGTGGACAAGGACATCTTGCTGAACGAGGAATATACGCGCTTTATGTCTGATTATAAAAGGCTAGGGCACATGCGCCTCATTCCTCCTACAGAAGCATGTAATAGTTCCAGGCCATCTTACTAA